In Gossypium arboreum isolate Shixiya-1 chromosome 5, ASM2569848v2, whole genome shotgun sequence, a single genomic region encodes these proteins:
- the LOC108453685 gene encoding stearoyl-[acyl-carrier-protein] 9-desaturase, chloroplastic-like — protein sequence MALNFNLIASKSQKLPCFALPPKTTLRSPKFSMISTIPSCSKEVGNLKKPFTPPREVPALITHSMPPYKIEIFKSLESWAEDNILTHLKPVEKCWQPADFLLDPNSDGFHEQVKELRERAKEIPDDYFVVLVGDMITEEALSTYQTMLNTLDGTRDETGASLTPWAIWTRAWTAEENRHGDLLNKYLYLSGRVDMRQIEKTIQYLIGSGMDPHTENSPYRGFIYTSFQERATFISHGNTGRLAKEYGDIKLAQICGSIASDEKRHETAYTKIVEKLFEIDPDETVRAFADMMRKKITMPAEFIYDGRDYNLFDHYSAVAQRIGVYTAKDYVDIVEHLVDRWKVKELTGLSAEGRKAQDYVCALSSRIRRLEERAQEKAKEAPRIPFSWIFDREVKL from the exons ATGgctttgaatttcaatctcatagCCTCGAAATCTCAGAAACTCCCTTGTTTTGCTCTTCCACCAAAGACCACCCTCAGATCTCCCAAGTTTTCCATGATCTCCACCATTCCTTCTTGCTCCAA AGAGGTTGGGAATCTGAAAAAGCCTTTCACGCCTCCAAGGGAGGTGCCTGCTCTGATCACCCACTCCATGCCGCCTTACAAGATTGAGATCTTTAAATCTTTGGAGAGCTGGGCTGAGGACAACATTCTGACTCACCTCAAACCAGTTGAGAAATGTTGGCAACCCGCCGACTTTCTTCTGGATCCTAATTCTGATGGATTTCATGAACAGGTGAAAGAGCTTAGGGAAAGGGCAAAGGAGATCCCAGATGATTACTTTGTAGTTTTGGTTGGTGATATGATCACTGAGGAAGCCCTTTCAACTTATCAAACAATGCTTAATACCTTGGATGGAACTCGTGATGAGACAGGTGCCAGCCTTACCCCTTGGGCCATTTGGACCAGGGCTTGGACTGCTGAAGAAAACAGGCATGGTGATCTGCTTAATAAGTATCTTTATTTGTCTGGGAGAGTGGACATGAGGCAAATTGAGAAGACAATCCAGTACTTGATTGGATCGGGAATG GATCCTCATACAGAGAATAGTCCTTATCGAGGATTTATATACACTTCGTTCCAAGAAAGGGCAACTTTTATCTCCCATGGGAATACAGGCAGGCTCGCCAAGGAGTACGGGGATATTAAATTGGCTCAAATTTGCGGTAGCATTGCCTCAGATGAGAAGCGCCACGAGACAGCCTATACCAAAATCGTTGAAAAGCTGTTTGAGATTGATCCTGATGAAACAGTTCGGGCATTTGCTGACATGATGAGGAAGAAAATCACCATGCCAGCTGAGTTCATCTATGATGGCCGAGATTACAACCTATTTGACCACTACTCAGCTGTCGCCCAAAGGATCGGGGTTTACACTGCCAAGGACTATGTTGATATAGTAGAGCACCTGGTGGATCGATGGAAGGTAAAGGAGCTAACTGGCCTTTCAGCCGAGGGGCGTAAAGCTCAGGACTATGTGTGTGCACTTTCTTCGAGAATTAGAAGGCTGGAGGAGAGAGCACAAGAAAAGGCCAAGGAAGCACCCCGTATTCCATTCAGTTGGATCTTTGATAGAGAAGTGAAGCTCTAA